The segment TGTTAACCCGTACCTCTCCTTTTCGAATCATTTTGTATAAATGACTTTTAGGAATACTGCCGTACCGTTTGAGTAAAAAATTATCAAGCCTTTGACCTGCATCTTCATGCGTTACAGCAGGCACCTTTTGCGACATATTGACTGAATTCATAACAAATTTTGATTTTTAGCTGACATCGGAGGAGTATATCAGAAATTAACCGATATTTACTCTACCCCTTAGCCCCTCCAAGCCCCATCTTTCAAGAAAAACGCGACTTAAGCCCATTGGATACCCTTACACCTATTCGCCGATGGATAAGACGAAACGAAAAGAAAGTGGCTCACAAAAATACATTCAGAATCACTAGAGGGCAAAGACAACACCTTCGACATTGCCCTCCCAGCGGGCGAAAGTCATGTGCAAAGACTATAGTGAGGATGTGCAAAAACTGTTACCATGTGCCTGTTGTGAAAAAGGATTACGATTATAGTCAGTTTCACAACCATATTAATTTTGGAGCTTAATAATTGTTCCAGCGACCCAGGACTCCAAAACTCAAAAGTTGTCGCTCTCTAGTCCTTTCTAAGCCTGCTACTGTTTTCTATAAGAGGGAAGGCCCTGACTGGTCTACGAGTACATGCTCCTAAAATAAAGAAGCAAAACGTATGAATAATATAATTCAATTTATAACAAATAATTAAATGGTTAACTATGACTAAAAGAATGTTAATAAATGCAACCCAAGGCGAAGAGTTAAGAGTTGCATTAGTCGATGGACGAACTTTATATGATCTCGATGTAGAAAGAACTGGAAAAACCCAAACAAAAGCAAGCATATTTAAAGGACGCGTCACTAGAGTTGAACCTAGCTTAGAAGCCGCTTTTATCGATTTTGGCTCAAACAGACACGGATTTTTACCCATCAAAGAAGTTGCTCGCGAATGTTTCCACGAAAATGCCAGTTTTGAACACGGCAGACCCAACATAAAAGATGTGCTAAGACCTGGACAAGAACTCATCGTCCAAGTGGATAAAGAAGAAAGAGGCACTAAAGGTGCAGCACTCACCACTTTTATCAGCTTAGCAGGTTGTTACCTAGTATTAATGCCGAATAATCCACGCGCTGGCGGTATCTCTCGACGCATTGAAGGCGAAGAACGAGATGATCTCAAAGATGTATTAAACCAATTACCCGTTCCTGAAGGCATGGGTCTCATCGTCAGAACAGCAGGATTGGGACGCAGTATTGAAGAATTACAATGGGATTTAGATGTTCTCCTCGTCCAATGGAAAGCAATCTGTGGCTATGCAAATGCTAATCATGCACCTTTGCTGATTCACAAAGACAGTGATGTCGTTGTTCGCGCTATCCGTGACTATTTAAGACCCGATATCGGTGAAATCATTGTTGATACCGAGAAAGCATTTAAACAAGTCGAAGATCACTTAAATCTAGTACGTCCTGACTTTATCAGTCGCCTAAAACTATACCAAGAACCTACCCCACTCTTTAGCAGCTTCCAAATTGAAACACAGATTGAGTCTGCTTATAAACGAGAAATCGCTCTTGAAAACGGTGCATCGATTGTAATTGATCACACAGAAGCATTGATTGCGGTTGATATTAACTCAGCCAAAGCTACCGAAGGTAGCGATATTGAAGAAACAGCTTTACAAACTAATCTTGCAGCAGCCAGTGAAATTGCACGTCAATTAAGATTACGTGACATTGGTGGTCTCATCGTCATTGATTTTATCGATATGAACATTCCACGTCATCAACGTATGGTGGAAAACAAAATACGCGAGGAATTAAAAAGCGATCGTGCACGCATCCAGATGGGTCGTATCTCTCGATTCGGCTTGTTAGAGATGTCACGTCAACGCTTAAGACCTGCATTGGGCGAAACAACACACATCAACTGCCCTCGTTGTGAAGGCCAAGGTAACATCAGAAGCATTCACTCTATTTCAATGGCAATTATTCGCGTCATTGAAGAAGAAGTCATGAAAGAACATATTGGACAATTAAACGTTCAAGTACCTATTGAAGTGGCAAGCTACTTGCTAAATGAGAAGCGTGAATCCATTACTAAGCTTGAACAAAGCTATCAGGTGGGCATCTTAATTATTCCGAATAAGTATTTTGAAACGCCTCACTACGAACTTCAACGCTTGAAGAAAGAAGATGCAGCAAATGCACGCAAAACACCAAGCTACAAGCAAGTTACAGCAGTGCCTGCTACGCCCATTGAATCAAGCATCAAATCTTTTGAAAATAAAGTAGAGCCTGATTCACCACTTAAGCATATTACGCCACCGGCACCTTCTGCATCACGTGCACAAGATTCTGGCTTAATTAAGCGTATTTGGAAGGCTGTTTTCGGCGCTAATGCCAATAAAGCCTTAACACGCAACAGCGAAGCGCAAAACAGAGACGAGAATCAAGACAGCGATAATAACAGGCATCATCATAAAGGTTCTAAACGTCCACAACACGGTGGTAGAAAAGACAACCGTAAGCGCCATGGCCATAACCGACGTTCACAAAACAATAATCGTTCAGATGGCAATTACAGAGATAATCGAGATACGAGGGACAATCGAGACAATTCCAGAGATTACAATCGTGATCATAACCGTGATCGTAGTGGAAACTATTCGAATGCAAGATCTTATGATGAAAATCAGGGCAACCGACATCATCACCATAAGCATCACGCTGAAAGACATCATCATGATGCCCCTTCGCAGGATGATGCTCAACATTCACATACTTCTACCAAACATCAAACGGCGACACATCATTCATCTCATGAGATGAGTGGCAATGCACCACAGCATCAGCAGCGCCACCACCATCATGCTCAGGCCACTCACGCTTCACAAAGCGATCATAATAAAGAGCAAAGAGAAACCAGGGAGCCTAGAGAGCATCGGGAACCGCGAGAACACCGCGACCACAGAGAGCATCGCGAAACCAGAGGCCACAGAGAAAACAGAGATCGCGAGAAGTCTGTTTCACGTAGCGAAAATTATGAAGCGAAAGAGCAACCTAATATTCAAAGCAACGCTGCGAATGTTACACCCATTCATACAGCCGCTGCCCCAGTAACCCAGAAACCAGAGGTTGCAACAACGCCAACCGCTATGATGGCACCGCCCGCAGCAGAACCTAAGGCTGTCGTTGTCATAAAAGCACCTGAAGCGCCTGCACCACTCTCACCAGAACAAGAAAAGGCGAGAGAAGAGAAGCGTAATGCTGTATTGAATGTGACGAGTTTCTCTCAATTAAGCAATGAAGAGAAACAAAATACCTTGGTTGCACCCTTAGAGAAAGTTGAACGTTCGTTAACAGAGAACAAACAATCTTTCAAACAAGTGGTTAGCAAACGTTCTACCTACGCAGAAAAGCCGCATGATTTGCCAACGATTGCGAATCAATCACGCATAAGTGAAGCAAAGATTGAAGCTGAGGTGGAAACAAAAGCAGAAACAAAGAACGAGGGCGAAAAAGAAAACTCTTAAGCTCATTAAAAGAGCCTCTTCGTCGTAAGAGGCTCTTTTTTTCTCGCTCTATAGTCACAGCACATGAGTTTTACCCGCAAGGGGCACAATGTCGAGTAGGCGTCAAGCCTCGAGTAACCGGAATGTACATAAAAGTACATGAGGATTACGAGATGGCGAAGACAACACCCTCGAAAATTCATATGCGAAGACTATACTTGATAAGGATCATCTATATGGAAATAGAAATCATAAACAAGGAAAGAGAAATTCAAGTCATCCTCATGCATTTACAACCTGGTGACGAAATTCCCCTACACGATCATCCTGATACCCATGTTTTTCTTTATGTCGTTTCTGGTGATATTGAAATGGAATGTTTTGATAAAATTAGAACCGATAAAGGCAGCCTTTCTATTAAATCTTCTTTTATTAAAAAATTTAAAGCATCAGATTCTTATTTACTGACCCCTACCAAAAACAACCTGCATCATATAAAAGCCATAACATCCGCAAGCATTATGGATATCATGACACCTGGCTATTATGAATCTGGTAATGTGCCGAATTGGTATAAAATTATCTCTACACAAGATCTTGAAATCAAAGTTGCGCTCACAGAACAACCAGATTATATCGTAAAGGCCAAAGAAAAAGCACTCAAACGGTTTGAAAAGAAAAATTTTTTATACTGAAAAATTAATATAATATGTCATTCCAGCGAAGGGTCATAAGCGTCAACTTAAGCAATTTCTGGGGTTTGATTATAAAATATTGATGCCTATTCTTCGTTCGCAAAGCGAACAAACAAAAAGAAACAAGCAGCAACGCGTAGTCGGTGAATGGGACAGCGTCAACGGCCTCTATATCACCATCCACCACCCAGTGCCTTAAACAAGGTAACTGCAGATGTTAAACGACTCAATTTTGCTTGTGTAAAACTATCTTCTGCTGAAAGCTGGGCATTTTGTGTATCTAATAAGGTTTGGAAATTGATAGCACCTAAATCATATTTTCTTTTTGATAATTGATAAGCCTTACGTGCTTGTTGCACAGCCACTTCTAAAATATTTTCTCTATCCTGTGCTATTTTAACAGCCACAAGTGCATCTTCTACTTCTTGGAAAGCAGTTAACACCGTTTTACGATAGATTTCGATTAATTCTCGTTGCCGTGCTGTCGCTAACTCTACCCCCCCTTTTATACGTCCTCCCTGAAAAAGTGGCATGGCAAGAGAAGAAGTCAATGATAAAGTTTTTGTCACAGGTTCATGAAAACCTGCTGCTGATATATTATTGGCAAGTCCGAGTGAAATAGACGGAAAAAAAGCAGCACGTGCAACACCAATATTTGCATTTGCTGCAACAAGACTTGCTTCTGCTGCTTTTATGTCAGGGCGACGTTCTAATAACTCAGAAGGTTGTCTAGGACATATAATAGGCACGGCCAGGGTCGCTAAACTATACTCTTTTATGTTCAAAGCTTGCGGTGTTTTTCCCAACAATACTGCCAATGCATTTTGACTATTTTGAAGCTGCTCTATCAGCAAAGCACGTGCTGCTTCATTATTAGCAACCAATACAGATTGCTGAGCTAATTCTAGTTCAGACTCAGAACCCTCTCGAACGCGTGCACTGATGATACGCAGCACTTCTTTTGCATTGTTAAGATTGATATTGGCAATAGCCAAACGTTCTTGCAAATTTAGCAATAAGAAATAGCTTTGAGCAACATCACTCATTACAACTAAAGCCAGTGCATCTTCATCATACTGACTTGCATGTAAACTAGACCTGACAGCAGCAACATTTGAACGATTTGCCCCAAAGAGATCCAGTTCATAGGCAATGCTCAAACCAGCTTGTAAGTTTGTGCTGTCCATCGCACTTGCTTTTGCAGGGTGACTATGTACGCGTGATGCATCAGCAGAAGCATCTATATTTGGAAAAAGATCAGCGCGGGCAATCTTTAGATTAGCACGTGCTTGCTTCACTCTTTGAATGCCCGCAAGTACATCATGATTATGAGAAAGTGCCTCATTCATCAACTGATTTAATTCTGCAGAGTCAAATGACATCCACCAATCTCTAGCGATGTCATAGGAATTTTTGATTGCTTGATTATTCCATTCTCCAGGTACATCCATTTGGGGACGTTGATAGTTTGGTATGAATGTACAACCACATAATAAAAGAAGACTCATCAAGCATATTGACTGTTTCACAACTTACTCCGAGCTTAATGCCACAACCGGATCCAGTTGTGCTGCTGTTCGAGCAGGTAAATAACCAAATAACAAGCCTGTTGAAACAGCACAACTAAAAGCTAATAATGCGGGAAACAATGAAAATACAATATCAACCCCAAAGAGTGAAAGGATAATACCCGCCAAAAAACCAAGCAATACACCAAAAACACCGCCAATGGTACACACAACAGCTGCTTCAGTATTGAATTGAACCATAATATCTCGCATACGAGCACCCGTCGCAATGCGAATACCAATTTCTCGGGTACGCTCTGTCACACTCACTAACATAATATTCATCACACCAATACCTCCGACAAGCAGAGAAATAGCAGCAACAGCACCCAGCAAAATCGTTAATGTATTTTGTGTTGCCGTTGCCATTTCTAGAAAAGAAGCTGTATTTCGCACTGAAAAATCTTCTGTCCCATGTCGGTTTTTTAATAACTCAACAATTTCAGCTTCTGTCTTTGCAATCATGGAAGCATCTTCTACCTTTAAGGTGATGCTATTTAAGTAAGTTGATCCAAATAGGCGAACCATAGCGGTTGTATAGGGAATATAAGCTGTATCATCCTGATCGCCTCCCCAAGGCGCAGCACCTTTTGAAGACATCGTGCCAATAATCTGAAAAGGCGTATTACCAACCAACATAAACTGACCGATTGGATTATCGTTGCCTGGAAAAAATGTCTTTGCTACTGTAGCGCCTAGAACAATAACAGCAGCATAAGAGTTTACATCGTCTATTGTAAAAAAAGTGCCTTGCTGTATAGGCCAATCACGCGCAAGCGGGAATCCTGCTCCCACACCTTGTATATTACTTGCATAATCGATATTGCCAATGCGTAATGTCTTACGCCCACTGCGTTCAGGCACCACCACCACAACGTTAGAAAGTTCTTCTAATGCTTTGGCATCACTGGCTACCAATGTTGCAATATCTCCACTGCTGCGAATACCTGCCGCGCCTGGCCTAACACTTAAAATATTTGTTCCCATTGCACTGATCTGTGTCAACACTCTCTGTTTGCTGCCATTACCCACAGCAAGCATGGTAATCACAGATGCGACACCAATAACAATGCCCAGTAAGGTTAAAGAAGTACGAAAGAGATTAGAACGTAATGATCGAAATGCGGTTTTAATGGCTTCAAAACTATCTGTGCTCAAACTACTCGCTTTATGATGAACAGGATCTTTTGAGCGCACAGAAAACTGGCCATTCTGTGCATCCATACTGTCTGCAATGATCTTTCCATCCTGAATACGAATAATCCGCTTGGCATGTGCTGCCACTTGCTCATCATGCGTAATGAGAATAATTGTGCGACCCTTTTCATTCAAACTTTTTAATTGATTCATGACTTCTTTGCCACTATGGCTATCCAAAGCGCCTGTAGGCTCATCCGCTAAAATAACGGGGGGATCATTCATCAATGCGCGTGCAATCGCCACACGCTGCTGCTGTCCTCCTGACAGTTCTGCGGGTCGATGATCGTAGCGATCACTTAATCCTAAATCATCCAGTAATTGACGAGCACGTTGACTTCTTTGTACACGCTTCATACCTGCATATAAACCAGGAATTTCAACATTTTCTTCTGCACTTGCCGTTGCAAGGAGATTGTATCGCTGAAAGATAAAACCAAAAATATCTCTGCGTAATGCAGCCAAATCATCGGATTCTAATTTAGATACTTCACGTCCCATGATTTTATAGGTGCCCGTTGTTGGCTTATCAAGGCAACCTATAATATTCATTAAGGTTGATTTACCCGAGCCAGATTGCCCCATAATAGCAACAAAGTCACCGTGCCAAATGGAAATATTCGTACTATTAAGCGCTTTTACGACAATATCACCACTTTTATAATGACGGCTGATATCCTTCAGCTCAATTAAAGGGATTGTCATAAACGCGCCATGCCTGCACGACGGCCTTGAGTATTAGGTGTTGAAGAGGAGAGGCTTTCCATTAACAAGACTGTCTCTCCCTTATTTAATCCTCTTTCAACAGCAGCAGTGCTGCGATCGGATAGGCTAATGATAACTGTTCTAAGCTCAATACCTTTTTTATTTTTTACTTTAACCTGATAAGCTTGCCCTTGCTCTATATCCAATTCTGGCATTCTTTTAAATAACGCACTTGTGGGAATAATGGGTATGTTTTCTTTTTTTGCTACAATGAAAAACATTTGTGTTGTCATTCCCGTCATTAATTGGTGATCTTTATTTTCAATATCAACCAAAACATTATAGAGTACGACATCATTTACTGTTTCTGGAGAAGGTAAAATCTGACGAATAGTTCCCTGCCAACGTCGATCCATAGAGCCTAAGGTCATAAAATACATAGGCATACCTACTTTCAGCTTTGTAATATCTGCTTCAGCCACTTGTGCTTTAACCGTCATAATATCTAAGTTAGCAATTTGTACGATAACAGGTGCCGTCTGATTAGCATTAATGGTCTGACCTTCTTTGACGGACTGAGAAACAACAGTTCCATCCATGGGTGCATAGATTTTTGTATAGCTTAAATTGGCTCTATTTCCATCCAAAGTGGATTGTGCTTCCTCAATTTGGGCTTTTAATGACAACAACTGCGCATTTGCAACTTCCAATGTCGTCTCTGCATCTTCCAAAATTTCTACGCTCACTGCTTTTTCTTTAATTAAATTTTGATTACGCGTCAGTTTCTGGTTTGCTTGTTTAACGAGCGATAATTGTTCCGCTTTTTGAGCTTGCAATGTTTTCAAACGCGCTTCACTCCCTTTTACTTGCGAAGCGTATACATCAGGATCAATTTCAGCGATCAAATCTTTCTGTTTAACAACATCTCCTAACTCTACATGCAGCTTTTTTACTAAGCCTGATACTTGAGCCCCCACATCGACATACTCTTTGGGTTCTAATTTGCCTTGTGCAGTGACAATTCTTTCAATACTACCCAGCTGCACTTCTGCCATAGTATTTTCCGTTGATTGTGATTTATCTCTTTTGTAAAACTTGAGACCACCCCAAAGTATGCCTACAAGTAATAAAGCAGCCAACATCCATAATAAATATTTCCGCATCTTCGCTTTGACCTCTTCATTTGCCTCATTTATTTTACACGCGAAAAAACTTGATACGCTACGAAAGTAAAAAAGTATGATTTGTATTTGACTAGTTAAATAGCTATTGTTGCGCAACAAAATTAGGAATCAAACTAATTTTTAATTTCTTATTACATGTCATAAATTAGCATTTTTTGCAGAGGGAGTCTTTGCAGATAAATTTTATCCTCAAGTTTTAAAAATAACTCCGACGAACGACATTGATTTACTGATAACATGCATCGGTACATTCTCTATACTTTGTTACAATCCTTAGCCTTTACAAATCACGATGCAAATGCAAAACAACTAAAAATAATACTAGGGGGATTACAAAATGCTCGATGGCCTCACAAAAATGTTTAGTAACTTATATACTTCTACTTCTGATAGAGCTGACGATTCAGAGAGTGAATCAGATGAAGAAACGAATCAAGAAGACTATGACAATGTTTTTGAAAAAAATGCCTCATTAGAAAATGAAATTTTAGAATTAAAACAACAACTAAAAGCACGAACCCAACAACTTGAAGTTGCTAATCAGAATAGAGTTCAGTTACGGAAAGAAAACACTGAATTAAAAGATTCGCTTGCTGCTGTTAAAGAAGACCGAGATAGTCTAAGAAGAAATTCCCAGGACTCACAACAAGATACTGTCTTAATCTTAAAACGGCAACTTGAATCTGCCAATACAGATAGAGTGTTATTACGACAAGAAAATTCACAATTAAGAGACAATCTTTTGGCTGTTAAGGAAGATAGAGATAATCTAAGATGTCAAATAACCTCAGGTTCAGATACTGATACGCCAAGTCCTCAAGAAAGACGCTCTTCGCCCTATAGCTTTACTTATTGAGTTTTTTATATGGGCTTACTATTTTTTCGTTCACTTTTCGAACAAAGAAATAGTAAGTCCTCATTCATTATTTAAAAAAAATACCTGATGAGCACAGCGAATCATAATGCCTCTACCAATTTTGGGAGAGGATGGCTAAAAGCCAGGTGAGGGTTAAATACGTTCATCACTTACTTAATTATAAGGTTTTTTTAAGAATTGGTGTGATGAATTATGTAGGGGCGGACCACTGTGTCCGCCCTGAATTTGACGAGCCGGCACAGAGACCGGCCCCTACGAATGAATTGGGTCCTGTGTATCTTGGCGACAATTCAAGTTGAGAAGTCCATTGCGAAGCATAAAGAAACAATCACCACTAAATTTAAATCAAGCTTTCCTTGCGAATCTTTTCTAACAAAGCTTTTGCCCCTGATTCTATCAAGTCAATAACCCTAAAAAAGCCTTGCTCACCCCCATAATAAGGATCCGGCACTTCTGCTTCCTCAAGATCATCAGCATGCTCTAATAAGAGTGATATTTTATATTGCAACGCATCTGGGCATTGTGACATAAGCAAGCGATGATTATTTTTATCCATAGCGACAATATAATCAAAGTTACTAAAATCAGAAGTATTTACTTGTCTTGCAAGCAAATGCCCTAAGGCATACCCCCTTTTCAATCCTGCTGCAA is part of the Candidatus Berkiella cookevillensis genome and harbors:
- a CDS encoding efflux transporter outer membrane subunit — protein: MKQSICLMSLLLLCGCTFIPNYQRPQMDVPGEWNNQAIKNSYDIARDWWMSFDSAELNQLMNEALSHNHDVLAGIQRVKQARANLKIARADLFPNIDASADASRVHSHPAKASAMDSTNLQAGLSIAYELDLFGANRSNVAAVRSSLHASQYDEDALALVVMSDVAQSYFLLLNLQERLAIANINLNNAKEVLRIISARVREGSESELELAQQSVLVANNEAARALLIEQLQNSQNALAVLLGKTPQALNIKEYSLATLAVPIICPRQPSELLERRPDIKAAEASLVAANANIGVARAAFFPSISLGLANNISAAGFHEPVTKTLSLTSSLAMPLFQGGRIKGGVELATARQRELIEIYRKTVLTAFQEVEDALVAVKIAQDRENILEVAVQQARKAYQLSKRKYDLGAINFQTLLDTQNAQLSAEDSFTQAKLSRLTSAVTLFKALGGGW
- a CDS encoding Rne/Rng family ribonuclease is translated as MTKRMLINATQGEELRVALVDGRTLYDLDVERTGKTQTKASIFKGRVTRVEPSLEAAFIDFGSNRHGFLPIKEVARECFHENASFEHGRPNIKDVLRPGQELIVQVDKEERGTKGAALTTFISLAGCYLVLMPNNPRAGGISRRIEGEERDDLKDVLNQLPVPEGMGLIVRTAGLGRSIEELQWDLDVLLVQWKAICGYANANHAPLLIHKDSDVVVRAIRDYLRPDIGEIIVDTEKAFKQVEDHLNLVRPDFISRLKLYQEPTPLFSSFQIETQIESAYKREIALENGASIVIDHTEALIAVDINSAKATEGSDIEETALQTNLAAASEIARQLRLRDIGGLIVIDFIDMNIPRHQRMVENKIREELKSDRARIQMGRISRFGLLEMSRQRLRPALGETTHINCPRCEGQGNIRSIHSISMAIIRVIEEEVMKEHIGQLNVQVPIEVASYLLNEKRESITKLEQSYQVGILIIPNKYFETPHYELQRLKKEDAANARKTPSYKQVTAVPATPIESSIKSFENKVEPDSPLKHITPPAPSASRAQDSGLIKRIWKAVFGANANKALTRNSEAQNRDENQDSDNNRHHHKGSKRPQHGGRKDNRKRHGHNRRSQNNNRSDGNYRDNRDTRDNRDNSRDYNRDHNRDRSGNYSNARSYDENQGNRHHHHKHHAERHHHDAPSQDDAQHSHTSTKHQTATHHSSHEMSGNAPQHQQRHHHHAQATHASQSDHNKEQRETREPREHREPREHRDHREHRETRGHRENRDREKSVSRSENYEAKEQPNIQSNAANVTPIHTAAAPVTQKPEVATTPTAMMAPPAAEPKAVVVIKAPEAPAPLSPEQEKAREEKRNAVLNVTSFSQLSNEEKQNTLVAPLEKVERSLTENKQSFKQVVSKRSTYAEKPHDLPTIANQSRISEAKIEAEVETKAETKNEGEKENS
- a CDS encoding MacB family efflux pump subunit, which encodes MTIPLIELKDISRHYKSGDIVVKALNSTNISIWHGDFVAIMGQSGSGKSTLMNIIGCLDKPTTGTYKIMGREVSKLESDDLAALRRDIFGFIFQRYNLLATASAEENVEIPGLYAGMKRVQRSQRARQLLDDLGLSDRYDHRPAELSGGQQQRVAIARALMNDPPVILADEPTGALDSHSGKEVMNQLKSLNEKGRTIILITHDEQVAAHAKRIIRIQDGKIIADSMDAQNGQFSVRSKDPVHHKASSLSTDSFEAIKTAFRSLRSNLFRTSLTLLGIVIGVASVITMLAVGNGSKQRVLTQISAMGTNILSVRPGAAGIRSSGDIATLVASDAKALEELSNVVVVVPERSGRKTLRIGNIDYASNIQGVGAGFPLARDWPIQQGTFFTIDDVNSYAAVIVLGATVAKTFFPGNDNPIGQFMLVGNTPFQIIGTMSSKGAAPWGGDQDDTAYIPYTTAMVRLFGSTYLNSITLKVEDASMIAKTEAEIVELLKNRHGTEDFSVRNTASFLEMATATQNTLTILLGAVAAISLLVGGIGVMNIMLVSVTERTREIGIRIATGARMRDIMVQFNTEAAVVCTIGGVFGVLLGFLAGIILSLFGVDIVFSLFPALLAFSCAVSTGLLFGYLPARTAAQLDPVVALSSE
- a CDS encoding low molecular weight protein-tyrosine-phosphatase — protein: MQVKVLFVCMGNICRSPTAEAVFTTFVSKAGLQQHILIDSAGTHAYHIGEAPDTRSIAAGLKRGYALGHLLARQVNTSDFSNFDYIVAMDKNNHRLLMSQCPDALQYKISLLLEHADDLEEAEVPDPYYGGEQGFFRVIDLIESGAKALLEKIRKESLI
- a CDS encoding efflux RND transporter periplasmic adaptor subunit → MRKYLLWMLAALLLVGILWGGLKFYKRDKSQSTENTMAEVQLGSIERIVTAQGKLEPKEYVDVGAQVSGLVKKLHVELGDVVKQKDLIAEIDPDVYASQVKGSEARLKTLQAQKAEQLSLVKQANQKLTRNQNLIKEKAVSVEILEDAETTLEVANAQLLSLKAQIEEAQSTLDGNRANLSYTKIYAPMDGTVVSQSVKEGQTINANQTAPVIVQIANLDIMTVKAQVAEADITKLKVGMPMYFMTLGSMDRRWQGTIRQILPSPETVNDVVLYNVLVDIENKDHQLMTGMTTQMFFIVAKKENIPIIPTSALFKRMPELDIEQGQAYQVKVKNKKGIELRTVIISLSDRSTAAVERGLNKGETVLLMESLSSSTPNTQGRRAGMARL